Part of the Oncorhynchus tshawytscha isolate Ot180627B linkage group LG07, Otsh_v2.0, whole genome shotgun sequence genome, GGTCAAATTGTCCATCATAGGGGTTATGGTGGCAGgttatcctagtggttagagcattggactagtaaccggaaggctgcaagttcaaacccctgagctgacgcggtacaaatctgtctttctgcccctgaacaggctgttaacccactgttcctaggcagtcattgaaaataagaatttgttcttaacggacttgcctagttaaacaggtttttttttaaatggagagGGGGGAACTGCTGGGGAATCCTCTCGCATATCTTCTGGGTGATAGGATCAATTCCCTTGGACGGGGGCCCCCCTCCGGCTCCGGTCTGAAATAGCCCCCGCCTTTCCTTTGCCGTGTCCTTTCTGGATTTGCTTTTGTGTTTTTCCAGCACGCTTTAATTTGATTTGGGTCCCTCTTCCCTTTAGTCCATGTCAATCCATTTACATTAGTCATATTAAATGGCCCAGGTGTCTTACTACTTTTTGGCAGTCGTGTTGGCTGTCTTTTTATCCTCCAGTACATTACTAAATTCCTCCATCAGCTCCGGCCATATTTTCAATTCTTTCATAAGCAGAGAAATTTGAATTTTGACTTGCCATGATCAGGTGGCTAGTGGACAAATAAATAGCGTTAATGTCAAATTGTACGCTAGCTAGCTTGGTttataaactagctagctacagtagctaacaaATTAGTTTTCTGTCTAGTACTGGCCAATAACAGATTTTATTTCAAATCAGCCAACCCATGAGAACCTTTTACGATAGTTGCAGTTGTTCTAACATAAAACAACAATGTTATCAAGGAACAGCAACTTTGTGGCCTCGTTTGGCAAGTTGGCTAGCTACTTAGTTTCAATTCACGAAATTCCTCATATTGGTGTAACATGTCACTAATCATTAGTTTAAAACTGTTAGTCATAGATTTACTGATCCATATTTAAAATGAGGTGGTGCAACACCTCTAATCATAAACCTAGATTAGCTCTAATCCTAGATTAATTTTAACCATGTTGATGCAACCCACCCATAATGTCTATACGTAACAATCTGTTTTCCATTGGATGACCTCAGTCATTTCTAGTATTTTGATGTTAAAATGGGATGTGTAACACAAACTAACCAAAGCATAtgttggcttctcaaatgactgcctcgcctggttcaccaactacttctcagttcagtgtgtcaaatcggagggcctgttgtccggacctctggcagtctctatgggggtgccacagggttcaattctgggACCGActttcttctctgtatatatcaacaatttctctcttgctgctggtgtttctctgatccacatctatgcagacgacaccattctgtatacatctggcccctctttggacactattaaccaacctccaaacgagcttcaatgccataacactccttccgttgcctccaactgctcttaaaaacaagtgaaactaaatgcatgctcttcacctgatcgctgcccacaccctccctcacagcatcactaccctggatggttctgacttagaatatgtgggcatctataaatacctaggtgtctggttagactgtaaacgctccttccagactcacattaagcatctccaatccaaaattaaatctagaatcggattactgtttcgcaacaaagcctccttcactcattggctgtacacagccaatctgtaaattgcACAcctgactacctcatccccatattattacctacgctcttgctcttttgcaccccagtatctacttgcacatctatcactccagtattaatgctataTTGTAGTTAATTTTGCCTCTAGTGCCAACTTCTTGCCTAcctctactcttctacatttgcacacaatgtacatagaataatctatttttattttcttttgtgttattgactatttGTTTAACTGTTTTTGTCACTttgctttcttggccaggtcagttgtaaatgacaacgtgttctgaactggcctacctggttaaataaaggtcaaataaataaaatcaaaatgTATGCATCAGAAAATGCCCAGTGGGATGGATTAAGTGTGTCCACTACCAAGACGGCTGTCTGATTGCACCACCTTCCACCCCATTTACAGCTCAATCAGCCCTCGAACCCTGCTGTAGTGCCCCTGCCTGAAGCCACAGTGCCTGCCCAACAGCACAAGAACATATTCCAGGTGTGGGGTTTGGGACTACCTTGCATGTGGGATTTTGATAGTAAGCTGTAGCATGAAAGGATGgcattattttgtttgtttaggaATGGAGGACTCCCTGATTAGTGCTTATTTTATATCTGTGTTGGTCCTGTCTGAGCAGTGTGTGTAAAACTGTTACAGGAGCTTCTGGGTGCACAGGGACCTCCTTGTAGAGGCTCCCCTTCACTCCTCCACAGCCTGCTGGGCAGCCCCAACGCCCCTCCACACCCTGGTCCTCAACACAGCCTGCTACAGCACAGGGGGCCCTCGCCTCCACTCTTCACACAGAGGGCTCCCTCTCCTGACTACTTCCATGGACGCATGCATTCTCCTGCCGGTAGAGATTACTCTGTGGAAGCTAAGActaggttgtgttcattagggcacaccgtagaAAACAAATGTTCAGAGTCTACCCTGCCCCTGTTTTTGGAAATTTTCTTCCATTTTGTGCCTAATAACTACAGTGTAATTGAGTGACTGCTTTTGTCTTGTGACCTTTTCAGGTTACCCTGTTGGTCCACAGCCCATGATTGGGGAGCAGTTCCCAGAGATCCATAGATCCTTCAGCCCTGGTCCTGGACCCACcctacaacagcaacaacagGTCAGAGATACTCTTGTCTATCAAATTGCCCAATGATGGGTCGGGccaggacgataccagtatctcGAAATGCAGTTAACTTCTTTAGGGAAAACAACCCTAATATTTGTAACACTATCATCCATTTTATTTTCAAAGATATAGGACACTATTTTACATACAACAGGTTTTAAAGGGCCTAAAGTCGGCTTTGTGTTTTCCTTTTTGTCATGGAAAAATTGTGATACTGGTATCATCCCGGCCCTAATTTTGGGACAGTAATACTTTTCTGAAGTAGGGCTGGGCGACATATCAAATTTGTTTTAGTGAaaaattccaaatgcctgtatcgcaAGAATCAAGGTTTTTATGAACGTTTATGTCCACTTGTTCTCATGGCTTGTGTACTGTGTCCCTTTCCACACATACACTAAGCCCCTCTctgccactcacaacaacaaaTATTAAAGATTAATACTTCCTCACTGACAACAAGTAGTTTCAACTTGCAGTTTGAGGTTTGGTCAAACAGACTTGTTCATATAGACACCAAAACAACATTGAGCCATTTATTTTACTGTAATCTATATTTTTATGTCTCAACTGAGAGCATACCCTACTAAAACTGGAGTATTAATGAAAAGGGTTTCTAGAAAATTAATACTAACTATTCACCGCTACGCATCGGTTCCCGATTCCAATGTTTAAGATTGGACTGTACCGGTGCGCATACTCCAAACTGATCTAAATGTAGCAAGCATCGATCAGAAAATCCATTCAAACATTGGGAATCGCCAATTCACTTTAAAAATGTTGCTCAAATCACTTTCTTCTATCTGAAAGTGATAGTGTTGTGGCTAGATTAGGGGCCTACAGTACAGACTGCTCCAGCAGCAGATTTTTATTTAGAATAGAAAATTAAATGAACGTGTTTATGCAACATCTTAGTATATCGAAACCTATCACTTCGATTTGTTCTCGAATCGCACTGAATCCTTTCAGACTAAAATGTACCGTTCCTGTATCGGAGCCCTTCTATCTAGATCAGCGGAGGCTGGTGGGTGGAGCTGTAGGAGGATGAGCTCTTTGTAATGAATGGAATCTAATGTGGCTTCTGTATGTTTGACACAGTTCCATTAGAATGAGCCTGTCTTatatctcctcccaccagcctttcCTGCTCTAGATGCATATCGAATAGTCTTTAAAATGGAAAGATTCACATCCCTATCAGTTTGACTCGAGCAGCGTTTTCCACGTACTGTTACGTGCTAGCTGTAGtctgtttttataaatgtgcattGAGTAGGGCTGGTGACGGTATTATCGGCAGTCATGAGTCAGGACCGCAGTAAAATTCTACGTGACCATTGAGTCACAGTAAtctcttatgcactctggacatacATTGGTAGTTCCCAACTCTCTAATGACCTGCTACTCAGGGCTGTATAGACCATCTGACATATACAATTGAAAATCGCATGAAACCCTTATCAAAGCAATATGTATGTTTAGAACGCCCATCATTGTGATCAATTTGAACAAAGAAATTTAACAGGAGTTTGAAACTGGAAAACATGGTCGTTGGATGTTTCGAAGCCTAACATTACGAAATAGACCGTGCGTTCGCATTCATTCTAAACAACCTCAAGCATACTAGTTTATGCACATGCGTAGGCCTGTGAGCCCAAGCCCCCCCAAAAAGACTGAATTAAAGTGATTGTgccattatacaatacatagcctaccgcATATTACGCATGGCAGAAAAACATAATGTATTTTTAAGATTTCATTGTTACATTGGTCTAGCATATCCTAATTTGTTCAATATGCGTTTTCGCCTTTGACTGCTTACTGGATGGACTGCTTACCTAATGCTACGCTCCGAACTTTCTATCCATTAGTATAGAAGAGAACTTCTAGGCCTAGgtgatgctgttggttcatttcTTGTTCAGGGCAGCTAACGTAGGTAGATGTCAATGACGGCACAAAAATATAGCGATAcatgtgcaacacagcattcctaacctagcccacaatgtctgctgtgtggatcgagtgGTCATTTGAAGGAGTAAAAGCATTTCAGTAAGATGGCGAAATCCATTAATGCAGAGATAATGGAGTTCCTTGCCCTTGACAAGCAAATCGCCTGTCGTGGTTGACGTTCGTTTTCGTTGACTGGTCGCGCACCGGTACACACTAAGTAGATGCTATTTTTCaaatgttgccctaccggagatGCATAGTATTGTTGAAACGcacatccatgagctacttgctatgggcgtcactgctattagcttcatgacTGACATTAGGACAAGCGAATTCTGCCCCATGAGCATGCCGAGTccgacagcacagtgggtcgacaAGGATTTGGTTATGAAGAAAGCCGTATTGCTttctcaagaatgtgctggttctcttGCTGCTGAGGATGTTTGAAACATGAACGCGCTCCATTCAAACAATTGACTCGCGAAATTAACAAAACTGCGTCTGCTGCAGACGTCATGGCATTAACGCTGGCTCAACAAAACCTGACAGTCTGTGTTGGCATAACTTGGAAAGGTTCTCGCTGAGCCgctactgtgtcgccaccatgctcgacgCTAGGTACAAGAACcactacttcgatgcagacaaacAGGGTTTACATGCAAAATTAGATGCAGGTGGAAATGGACAGTGCGCACAGAGGGAGAGGCCATGGATAGACTGAGCTGCgcgaaatcctggttgagactgAACAAATTAAccatgaaacagcacagcaagtaagtgaaacgtttactggtaatggggacatgcgTAAATGCTTACAAAATAGCTCGTTGGTGTGTggcaactatttaactgtactagaatgcttaaggcTGCTAAAAAAAAATTGGCAAGGAATAGTGCTTACGGTCAAATTTCATATCGGTGCATCtccatctttctttccttcctccaGCACGCAGAGAGGGGGCctgtcaacagtttaatgaaatgttttgttgtgaGAACCATGTTACTATCAATGTAAGCAAACAGATTTCACatggtttcccaaattaagcactgggtaaATGCAGGAACCAGGTTGGAGAGCCAATGGCATGCAGAATATCACCTGTAGCGCAGCGAGAGTCTGCATGCGCCTCAAACGGTTGATGCTGTGGAGTGAAATAACCAGAGTAGCCTGAAACTAACCCGCAGGAAAGCGGCTTCCATTTTTATTATTGGAGTGCGTGTTTATTTAGAGTTTTTCCCTATTCCTTCCCACTttataatgggccattctaaatctaaACTTATTTTTAGTAAATACAAGATTAACATTTAGAATGGTGAAAATGCTTACTTGATGAAACAGCTGTGCAGTCTGAGGCAAAGAACGGAGTGTAAGCTTTTTTTTGCTACTTTCTCAAATCTATAGCCTATCATGCAGCCTAAAGATTGTCTTATACATTCTAAGTATTGTGTTTTAATTTCTATGTCACAACTAACGTAGCCAACTAACTCTAAATCTAGCTTATAGgccctgtttcaaatgatcacttttacacTCAACCtagccacttcatatgcacaCGTGCTGGAAGGGGGAAAAGTATCCTTCATATTTTATTTGGGTAGATTGAATTATATTTTCCTTTGTATTAAATAATGGCATGAGACTTGtgtatcttgtctgctaaatgaacaagcctatggCATATaacattctgttcttctgaaattaATGTTTGTTTCTTTAGAcatgcctaaaataaataatggatttattctGACTGTATatgaaatgatttttttttttttaaagtaatattCCCAAGGCACGCATCAGGGCTTCTATGCATGGCGGCCTGGAGATGCTAAGTGTGTTTATTAATGGCCAATTTCGGTGAGACGGGCAGTCTTTTGTATGACAACAGCCGGCTGACAATTTCATGACCGCCCTAGCAATGAGCATAAAAATAACCATTTGTATAAGGAATTGCCAACTCATTTTGAGAAACGAGCATCTTTTCCAGGTAGGTTACTTGATTTCAATATCTAAAAGTGGACAGGTTAGCATGCTGCTCAGTTGGAAACGTACAGGACACTTTAAACTGTACTACCTAGGGATGTTAACGGTTTGTCGCTGAAAATTGTGCATttagtgttcagaccccttgatttttccacattttgttacatctttattctaaaatggattaaattatttttGTCAACagtctacacaataccccataacagagcaaaaacatgttttatttgtttGCATATTAAACTTGTAATTGCGCTccggtgcgtcctgtttccattgaacatccttgatgtttctacaactttattggcatccacctgtggtaaattcaattgcttggacatgatttggaaaggcacatgtctatatacggtcccacagttgacagtgcatgtcagattaAAAACCAAGTCATTAAGTCGCAGGAATTGTCTGTTGCTCTGACAGGATTATGTTGAGGCCCAGATCAGGGGaatggtaacaaaacatttctgcagcattgaaggtccccaagaacacagtggcctccataattcttaaatagaagtttagatcctcctagagctggctgcctggccaaactgagcaattgggggtgaagggccttggtcagggaggtgcccaagaacctgatggtcaaaCTGACAacgctccagagttcttctgtgacgatgggagaaccttccagaaggacaaccatctctgcagcactccaccaatcaggcctttatggtggagttgCCAGACAGAGTCCAGTCCTCagaatgcacatgacagcctgcataaagactctcagaccgaaaccaagattgaaatatttttttgcctgaatgccaagtgtcctgtctagaggaaacctggctccatctctatggtgaagcgtggtggcagcataatgctgtggggatgtttttcagtggcaggcaTTGGGAGAAGTTGCTTCGTGGCAGTTTGGAGCTCTTTAGTGAGCATTGCAGCCATGGACAGACAacttttacgcgcttcagcactcggtggtcccgttctgtgagctgttATTGCTCCTAGatatttctacttcacaataacagcacttacagttgaccgaggcagcttGAGCAGGCCAGAAATTTGACGAACGGactagttggaaaggtggtatcctatgactgCCACTGacagtcactaagctcttcagtaaggctgttctattgccagtgtttgtctatggagattgcatggctgtgtgctcaattttatttAGGGATCTTTATTTTTTACACCCAACAGCGAGTATGGCTGAATCcagtaatttgaaggggtgtccacttaTGTACGTATTTGGATTTACATGTGTGGTTctcccactatgactcgggaAAACATggagtttattaggctacagatttaAATGTTATGATGAACCTCACAAgttggtgaaagtgcacagtgagtGATCCTTCCCGATAagtattgagggtcttattctggtgacatgattgaTCAATGGCTGCCGTTTTAGACAAATGATTGCACCTATCCATAAACTCATGTAGGCTAGTGTACCTGCACTAGATCTGCAAGCTGTTGGGTGGCATGTACATGcgaagaccagagtgggcacatttgctatttaactccCACTATCgggagttgaaaatgcgatggaaacattGAACTTACATGAAGTGTTAAGTACCTTTTTGGGGGGGCACTGTCATCACGCATGGCTTTTTATCCACAAGTCAGTATGGTGGAACCACTGGTGtggaaaaatgtttttattttacataTTTCAGAATTTTCATATCTGTCACAAATTgtatggaaacctagctattgtCAATGAAGATATGCCAACGGCAACCTTTTTAGATGAGTGTAAAAACTGGTGGTAGATGAATGCTTTCTTCTCTGGCTCCAGATGAGGGCGCTGTCCATGGCTGTTGACCAGGCTGACCGTCAGGCGCTGATCATCCAGCAAGACCTGGCTCTCCATGCCCACCACGCCTTCCAGACAGGTTACAACAAACCGCCTCCGAACAAGGCCTACCAACACAACAGGTGACTTTCACTTGTAGCTTTTAAGAAGGGATTGAATTATACAATGACTTGGTGCCCAACATTCATCTTTTGTAATTATGggtggcttttttttttttttttaatagggGTTTCGATCCCTCCTGTAATTCCAAACTTGGTTTCAGGTATCaattgtgtactgtgtgtgttctccagaCAAACCAGGATGAACCGATCCCCTGGTCCAGGCCCTCATCCTGCAGGCAGAAACTCCCCTGGCAACACTGTCACCAGCATGGTATGTTGAAAGGTTgtctgggtcatattcattaagCACAAAACAGACGGGTAAGGGACTACCACCGCTAATGAATGTGACCCTGTTCAATCACTCCGCTGAATCAAACCAGATAGTGGTTTCAGGAAATAAGTGCTTTTTTGTTGAACTGTCCAACTCTTCCCTTCCTATGCAcagtatattaaatatatatctTGAAGTATTGTAACTACAACTCAATTTTTGACCAACTGTCTGGTTTGTTGCATGTTACCTTTTTTTTAATGCCCTCGTATAACTCAAAGTAATGTAACTACTGGTTCTTGTCTGTTGTACAGCTTTCGCCATCTTTCGTGCCCACGTCTGTGATCCGTAAGATGTACGAGACAAAAGAGAAGAGTCGAGATGAGCCTGGTAGTAGTCGTCCAGACAGCAAGGAGGGTCACTCCCAAGGCCACTCTCAAGAGGGTATGTTCACATACTGCTGTTTCATGTATGTATTTAAAATGTTTTGTTAATTTAGGTTTGCATGTCCGTAATGACATTGTTTGGAGAAGGCGTTCTTGGTTAACTAGTCTCGTGTATTTTGGGCTTGTAATTTTTGCACAATAAATCAAATTAGAAAACACGTGGTAGTGAACTAGTACTCTAGTCAGGTGGATGAATACCCTTGTCGCCGCACTTAACttgtctgttcctgtcttgtcAAATGTAGTGTTTGTGTTCCTGTGTTACAGACAGTAGCTCTCCCAGCTCCTTCCTGGATGGGATGAATGGTAGTGGTTCTCAGTCTGGAGGGGTAAAGGCCTGCTCCACCCCCCTGTCCTCCCACTCCCAGGCTCGCCAGCACGCCCAGGAGCGTCCTAGGCCAGGCTCCGCTGGGCACCACACCCCCACCCTGGTGTCCCCCaggtctgtctctcccttcccccgtcCAATCTACCCAGTACCGCTGCTATCCCATGGCCATGTGCCCATGGTGCGCCCTGCTCTGCCCCAGCTCCACCCCAGCGTGCTGCAGAGGATGCTGGCCCAGGGCATCCAGCCACAGCAGCTTGGCCCGGCTCTGATGCAGGCAGGTTAGTACAAGTCCACTCTTGATTACGTTGTATTTGTTTCaaactgatctacaaatcacagTTCACAAAATAACTAGTTATTTTGTGATCAAGATTTGTAATTATGTGCGCAAACACGCTAATTGCCTTTTAAGCCAGGGGTTCTCGGTGTGGTCCTACCAGGGTTCTGTGGACAGATCTCCAAAATACAATTTAAGTGTgttttataaaaaaatgtatgaatataTTATTAAACAAATTGGCTAAGGGATCTGAGAAATAAATTGAGGGGGTAATACAATTTCAGATTATTAATCTATATTTTATGTTCTTAACCCTAGGCAACATGGGTCTGGGAAGGTCACATATTGGTATCCACAGTACTCAAGCGATTATACATTTTTCAACCTATTACTACTTGTACTCTGAAGTGGATGGAAATGACTGATTGCTGAGGTGCTCATTGAAATCTTTCTTCATCCTAGGCATATTTCCACAACATGTTGACCTCTCACAGCTTCAGGGGTTGCCCTCTACCCTACTCGGACAACCCCTCTACCCCCTAGGAGCAACGGGACATCCCCTCTTACTTCCCAGAGCCAGCAATCCCATGCAACTAGCGCTCATGCAGCAGCAACTCCAGCAGCAACAGAGACCGAGTGAGTGGCATTTTCAGTTCAGTCTGTCATTGTTATTATTCAAGTTCAACAACCCCATCTTTAACCTATTTTGCGTATGTTGTACTAATGTTCATGCACAGTCTAAAAGATGCAGGGACATGAGGGTACTTAATGGATCTAGCTTTATGACATGGGTTTGCTAATGTTCCTCACTGACAAATTTCATTTTCTCTCAGTGCATCCAACAGTCCCAGGCCACCAGTCACAGAACCATGGCCCTCATCGGACAAACCACTCCCAGCAACGTGTGGGTAGCCCTCCTGGTGTGGGGGGAGCTGGCCTGGCCAAGTGGTTTGGCTCAGACGTGCTGCAGCAGCCCCTTCCTTCCATGCCTGCTAAAGTCATAAGTGTAGACGAACTCGAGTTTGGGCCCTCAGGCGTTTCATACAACCAGAATTCTGGATAAAGCAAGACTTAAatttccctctcccttcacctccctgtTAGTGAAAATGTGGTCTTTAATTTCTAAGACCAACAGATCCTGGAGAACGAACAATACGTGTCCATGTTTTGTCTTAAACCTTGAAGTCACTGGTAGAGTATCGAGGCCTAAACTCAAAGAAAGGGAAGGATGAGTTGTGGAAGATTTCTTTTCTGCAGCTTATTTGTTTTTGGGTATTTTTTTTGCAATAAAGATGAAGTAACATGAGCCCAAAACTGTACAGACTGTGGGAATAGATATTCTTCTTCCTGTACATATTTTCTTTCTTAAGGGGAAGGTTGTATCCTGCTGTTTTTAAGTGAAAACCGCCACATATGGAGTAGCTACCAAGCGAAGCAAGGATTGTCATGTCCTAGTAGTTTTATTTCTCCTACCTTCCCCATGGATTTGAACTGCACTAAGAAAGGGGCTAATGCAAGTTCAATACCCATGTTTGATTGTGGAGTTGATCTTGAGTGTTCCCTTCAAAAGATGTCCTCCCTATGGCTGGGTCAGTCTGTGTCCCTGCCTGCCTTCTGTCTGGAGAGGTGGCTGGCGCTTACAGGAAGCCCCCAGGGGGAGCAGCAAGTGCTGGTTGTGCCTTTCGCTCTCTGATTCTCAGTTCTTCTTTCTGTGATTCCTTGCATCCTATCCAGTTGCTGTCTAAGATCCCTCCCCTCTGACATTCTTCTCCAATGTGCTTTGAAAAGGTAGAGGATCTAAGGAAAGATGTCTAAAAGAGCCCCCAGcctatttgttttttttactgcaACCCTCTTGACCCCCCTTTCAGTCACTGGAAAAGAAGCACTGCTCTGAAtcatgagatatatatatatatatatatataatttttttttttctttgtgggGTTGGTAAGGATTCAGTTTATGGTAATGTGCTATTAAGTTAAAAGCACAAATAGAATGAATAAATAATGTTTAATAAAGAATTCATAACTTGCTTTGTTTATTTGTAAGAATTGAACTAAGAGTGACTACTTAAAACCTGTGCCTTTTGAAAATGGAAGATATTGTGCTGCGTATTTGGAATAATGAGTTGCAAAGACTGGGTATCTTGGCGGGTCCGCTTTAACAAATCAGGCACAACTAAAGACTGGTATTTTCCCCAGTCTTAATGAATGTCCTTAATggtttgtttacatttttgcATTTGGGCTGACAATGAACATGGATTTTTAGATCTTACCAAATTGGCTTTCGGTTCTCACTTTCTTTCCCTTACTCAGAACATGACACGGCTATTATTTGCATATGCAGATGGTTGTGCAATTCTCCAAAGGCATCTGAACTTTGCACAGTAGGCTTCCATTTTTCTTTTTTGGTCCACTAAAATGGAATGGGTTATAAAAACAATTCAACTATGGTTGGGTTCAACCTCTTCAAAGCATGTTTTGCCATTTATTCTAACACATGTACCGTTCTGCACGCAGGACACTCGGTAGCCTTTGGTGCCACACATTGCATGCCTCACCCAATGGTTGCGCGTAAAGTCATTGACTGACGGCTTACTAAAACACTGGTCGGCAACAGATGCTGGCTCAAGGGTGTTAATTCTTTCACGGTTTAGTCAAACTTTTCAGGGGTTCGGTAAAATCTTTATTCCCACACACAAGTCATGCTCgcgtctcaatgtaatcaaggtgtGAAATTATGCATCTTCAAATACAGTATTTGTGTGGTCAATTTGCAGCGTAAAAATTATAATCGGACGCGCGGTTGAATCTGCCACTACCCAGGCGTTGAAAGATCTGTCATACGTAGCAACGCCTGGGCAGAGGAACGAACCCCATCTCAACCTTGCCTGTGGCTGGGGGAGGGGGCTTGTGTGGGAGAAACCAGGAAGAGAAATGGTATGAATGTATTTGACAACTTGAACCTCATGTAGCCTGAATAGCTAGTGTCTATTTGACGAATACATTTTACTCGACACAACGGAGACCCACTTTATgtcaaagtgaaataaaaatttaGAACGATAACCCCAGCTTTGAAACGAAAAAGGTTAAAGTTCACAGGAAGCTGGGGGGCTACCATTTTTCACTGCTGCTTACATTTTAGAtgctagagagggaggggtggtcgTCGTGGTTTTATTTAATTTCTCCAGACTATTGAGCTGTacacgttttttttttgtttcgCCACCCCTACTCACTACCAATTGA contains:
- the eif4enif1 gene encoding eukaryotic translation initiation factor 4E transporter isoform X3, which gives rise to MERDACVEVQENGDIELVKESTGPSPYRYTKGELLEIKYFPISNERPDCLLEKFDSDGVWDPEKWHASLYPTSACSSPVDGYKKDFVDDRIPLKRRIADPRERLKEDDLDVVLSPQRRSFGGGCVGNALPAPTRRPVSPLENKENESLRLGVARRIGSGRIMAARGFEREREPRVEKERDFKDKRFRRDFGDKRVFSERRRNDLEEEPEWFSGGPTSQSETIELIGFDDKILEEDKRRPKRSRKRTDSVREAVECNGGLAEEHVVRDFHSTADQEVPHPEVLPEQTSGDFDFNEFFNLEKTMPGLASMIEDVLGEGPVSASRFSRWFSSNLSPSGSRSSSLRSTPHEELERLAAHSGVVLSLEEVEGGLKELKVGSELHYQMPRKAHQQQGSGGGSTSSGTPFMAEHLERALTGGVGPSAGPPCSRARDPDMSAFNKLVSSMKASGTLPSHPKENQVNSNLNQPSNPAVVPLPEATVPAQQHKNIFQELLGAQGPPCRGSPSLLHSLLGSPNAPPHPGPQHSLLQHRGPSPPLFTQRAPSPDYFHGRMHSPAGYPVGPQPMIGEQFPEIHRSFSPGPGPTLQQQQQMRALSMAVDQADRQALIIQQDLALHAHHAFQTGYNKPPPNKAYQHNRQTRMNRSPGPGPHPAGRNSPGNTVTSMLSPSFVPTSVIRKMYETKEKSRDEPGSSRPDSKEGHSQGHSQEDSSSPSSFLDGMNGSGSQSGGVKACSTPLSSHSQARQHAQERPRPGSAGHHTPTLVSPRSVSPFPRPIYPVPLLSHGHVPMVRPALPQLHPSVLQRMLAQGIQPQQLGPALMQAGIFPQHVDLSQLQGLPSTLLGQPLYPLGATGHPLLLPRASNPMQLALMQQQLQQQQRPMHPTVPGHQSQNHGPHRTNHSQQRVGSPPGVGGAGLAKWFGSDVLQQPLPSMPAKVISVDELEFGPSGVSYNQNSG